The Panthera uncia isolate 11264 chromosome B3 unlocalized genomic scaffold, Puncia_PCG_1.0 HiC_scaffold_1, whole genome shotgun sequence genome segment TTGTCTGAAGGAGCTGACCAGTATTGATGGGATAGTCCAGGCAACTCTTGAAGTTCAGCTGGTAGTTTGTTCTCTGAACATTTGGTCTCTTGGAGGCACAGGATATCTGGGGCTTCTTCCTTTACCCACTGTGAGAGAGATGAAAGGTAAGAAAAATACTATCAATTCAGATAGCAACGTTTGATTATCAATCAAACATTTACTAAAGACTGTGCCAAGTACTAGAGACACACTGCTTAGAGAGTCGCACAAGATTTTAACACTTCTAAATTATATAACTGGCAACTGAGAGGTAAAAAGAGTGTTACATGCAACACTGAAGAGATTATATTTCTTCCACAGGCAGAGGATAGCCATCTAAGATTTTTAAGCagtgattatttaattttaagtaaactctacactcTGCCACACATGGAGCTTAAATTCACCAACTGGTAGACTGAGCCTAAGCAGTAGTATTTAAACGGAGGATAAACTGGAAATGAAATGGAGCAAGTCCAGTAACAAGGTTTTTGCAACATGCAGGGGAAGGGATGAAGCcattaaaacaatggaaataagttgaaaaagacatttggaaataaaaaggtTAAGAGTTGGTGAAGCCCCTCCTTTTAACTCCTGCACAAAAAAACTACAGACAAGGGGAAAAAACCTACAGATTAGGGAAAGGTGATTAAATCCCCAAATCATTCTATACTAAAGAATGTCTCTTCTGGAACCCTCCTTGAATTCCACTCACATCTAAACCTTTCTTTTTAATCCAGGCTCGAAGCCCATCCACATTCCAGGAGCAGATCTTGAGTGTGGCCGATTTACCACTGGGCGAGGTTTTCTGATCTGGGGGGTCCTCATACAGGAccggcccctctcctgctgcctctTTTTCGTTTTTCTTTGCTCCAACCTTACTCTTCTTGGCTTCTGGCTCTATAAAATAAGCAATATACAATGATAAAGTTGGCAGTATCCAACTCCGATCCGGATTGGACTACAGACCCCCCATTGAGAGCTTGCAGTTGCTGCGACTTCTTCAGCCTGCAAAAACGCAGTCAGCAGGTCCGCACTTCCTGTTCACCAGGGTTAGAAACCCCCTCACGGCAGCCCCTAGGGAGAGGGCCTCATTTCATTCTCTTACCAATCTTGGGCTCTTCCCCGTCTTCTGCCACAGCTCCCTTTTTCCCACGCTTCGGCATCACTGTAGCGAACGCCCTTCTGAACCTGTACCACGTCGCCCACCGAAGCAGTATTTTTACCGCGTTACCTGCAGACGAGAAGAGGTCGTGAAACCAGCTAAGGCTGGGGAAAAAACGACTTCCTCGGGCGCCCCCGCACTAGGTACCGCCTTTCAAATCAAACTCTCTCTGAATCCTTTCTCCGCCTCCATGCAACCTAGGCCCTTCAGCCCCTCACCCACCAAACTAGATCATTTCATTATGCTTTGTGCCGTACTCGCGAGATCTGCCCTCCGGCCGATCGAGGGCCTTAATTAAGGGTCCCGACTTAGCTTGCAAATCAGACGATCAAGAAACCCCACTGCTAGGCAAAATAAGAGCAACCCTGCATCTGACCTGCTCGGCTCCCAGCCTGGCTCCTCCTTACCCGAGCACAAAGAATTCGTGCACGCCGTGCCCCCACGTGGGTATCTGGAATGGTCAGGTGATCTGAGATGTGCCGCCTGAGGCGGGGGCATGGGCGTGATTGGTCTGTCTGGAACCACGTGACGGGAAGGCTCGccctactccccccacccccccacccccttctgcaACTCTCCAGGGGACAGAAGGCCCCGGCCTTCCATTCTTGGGCTGTTTATCGGCGTGCCGGATGCAGGATTCATTCTATCACCCTGACCGAAGATCCCAATGCTGTGCAAGAGAGGGAACAAAGTCAGTGGAGAAGGCTGGCTGGACAACGGGAGAGAAGTAAAGAGATGGATAGGAATGTAAGGAGCAGATGCCGGCTCAGAGTCCCTGGCAGTTAGGAGGACAGGTCCTTGAAGGGGCCTTGATGGGCCGCTGTGATGACGGGGGCGGGGCTGCCGTGGGGGCGCCCTCCGCGGGAGTTCTTTGGCGTCTCTTGGTGCACGCTGGTACCCGGCCCCTGGGTACGTAGTGTTCCCGTGCGCTTCGGGATCAGCGACCCAGCACGGCCTGCTGAGGGCTACACGGTTCCGGTGGTAGCTAGCCCTGTTGGCGTTTTCTCCCAGGCTCGACCATGCCGGCGGTGCTGGGGTTTGAAGGCAGCGCTAACAAGATTGGCGTGGGAGTGGTGCGGGATGGCGCGGTGCTGGCTAACCCGCGGCGGACTTACGTCACGCCTCCcggcacaggtgtgtgtgtgcgggaTTGACAGTTCACAGCGCCCTTCTCGCGCGGCAGCGCCTTCCATCCGCCCAAACGCTAGCAAAGTAGGGCGTGGAGCGCGTTGTCCCCTCACAGAGCTGTTGATCCGAGTCTCTGAGACTCGTGGGGCAAGATTAACCTCACTAGGCTGATAGAAGAGTCACAGACACTTGGACCTGGATCTTCTGGGTTCGTTTAGCTTTCGTTGAGCGCTTTTTATGTGCTTATCGTCAGCCGGAAGCAAAAAATAGATGTTTTGAGCTTCTGTGGAGTCGGACATATAAACAAAAGTTTATGGTAAGATGAACAGTGAGTGTAACGCAGATGCAGTCAGAACTTCCTAGAATGAGAAGGAGTGTAGAGTTGCAGCTTGGGTGTTAGGAACAGCAGTATTCATTTCAGTATTTGTTTCTGGATTTATGTTCCTTACTCTTAAAATGGGAATAGTCATACCTGCATTATTGAGtcttgagaaagaaataaattgttAGACGTATTACTTTTAATGAATGTTATTTGTATGTTATTTGTTACTGTGTTGTATTTTGTCTGCCCACCCCTAAAACTTCTGCATATGTAGGAGAGGACCACTGACTTGTATATACCTGAAAAGCCTCCCTGAACAGGTGATGTTGTGACAGCTCTTTCGTTAGAAAATACATATCTGTGTTTAGCACTCACTCTTCTAGGCATTTTGGCACCAGGAATgcaaggataaataaaatagccAATGCTTTGAGATGCTCATGGTTAAATTGGGGAAAACTACAGGTGATTATAATGCTATAATTGATATATGACACAGTGTGTGAAGTACAATGATATGATCATGCACAGGGCTGGTAGGGTCACAGAGAAGATCACTAAACGGTTTGAGTTAGTTATCCCTTGAATTAAGTCCTGAGGCTGAGTAGGAGTTGGGTATGAAGAAAGGCATTTCTGAGAGCTGGTCAGCCTAGCTGAACAGGCCAGAAAGAGTATATCTGAAAACCTGGAAGGTGAGATACTTGAGGAGAGTGAAAGAGTCTCTTCCTACACTGtgtaaaccttaaaaataaaacaaccagtTGTTTTACCAGTAAAATGGGCTCATTTAGGAATAGTAGAGAATTGTGATTCAGATCAGGGAAGCTTTGGCAAAACTATAGGCAAATCTAGAGACCAAATGAAAGGATTAATCTTTTGTAGGGAAGTGGGGGTAGTTGGGAGGGACTCTTAATTTTAAATTAGTCCATTGAAGTAAACTGAGAGATCCAAGtgtagtggcttttcattggctggaAAATCTCTTCCTCTTGATGGGGTGGTAAATGATAGGCTTCTTCCTGTTGGGAATGCAAGGTATGTTCTTTTCTCATTGGTGTCTGCAATTGAGAAGGAGTGGTGGGGTGTGAAAGCTTCCCCTTACAGCCTCCTGACTCTGTTTTAAGTGagatttctttcattctgtttcacAACAACTAAAACACCCGTTTATGACTTCTACCAACCTTTGCTATAGAAAAACCCTATGATCTCTGACCTGTGTCCATCTCCTAGGATTCCTTCCAGGTGATACCGCCAGGCATCACCGAGCTGTTATCCTGGACCTGCTACAGGAGGCACTAACAGAGGCTGGATTAACCTCCCAGGATATTGATTGCATTGCCTACACCAAAGGTATAGCTGGGAGACTGACGATAGAAGAACATACCTGGAGCCTGGCTAGGTCAGAATGGCCTGCTGCTCTCTGCTACCACCACTACTCCTACCCCACCTTTCACATCCCTTACTTTCCCCAGCTCGGTTTTTCCCAGTGTCTGTAGGATTCTAACTCCCATTTCTATCCCCCTAGGCCCTGGCATGGGTGCCCCACTGGTTTCTGTGGCTGTTGTGGCCCGTACTGTGGCCCAACTGTGGAATAAGCCTTTGCTGGGCGTGAACCACTGCATAGGCCACATTGAGATGGGCCGTCTCATTACTGGAGCCACCAGCCCTACCGTGCTGTATGTCAGTGGAGGAAATACACAGGTATTTGGAGTATTCCATCATTGCTTCATAATTTCTAAGGCAGTGTATCAGCAACTTTCTTGTTGTACCTGAATGACAGCAACTCAAGAACAAAGCTGGGCTGTCTAAGACACGCTAGAAAACCCACAAGAAAGTTTACAACATTGTAGGTTTAGACAGCATGATCAGAACATTAGATGGCTTTCGTATATGTggttataaagataaaaaatttccatttagaaaaggaaagaagggtaaGGATTGAGGTCTTCAAAGTAATGaaagtgtttttacttttattattttgaagcttTTTTCCCCTGTACCTTAGCAACTAAAACCGAGGGATACCATGTAATTTGTTTCTTTACagtaatttcatattttgttttatgttattggCAGTAAATAGAAGTTGTTATTCTAAGAGTGAAaatataagtaatttttaaaacattttataaggtAGAAGGTATTTTAAGTTTATAAGCTAAACCAGAGTTGTTTGGGGTACCTTATGAGAACTTTTTAGGTTGGGATTGGAGAACTCTAGCCTTCCTTTCCCACAGAGCACCTGACGGGGTTATTGTCAGAAAAAGTCATTGTCCCCAGCTTATGAAAGGCTTAAAACTTCATTTTGTGAAATagtcatttaaaatgaagtaCACATTCCCATGAAAATGACATGGGAACTTTTACAGGTAGAGGGCAAGTAGCAGGTTGGGGCCTGAAGGATGACATACAAAATTAGGGACTTAGGGTGTGAAAAGTAGCAATGGAGGCTTGCAAGAGTTAACGAAGAGGAGCAGTGAtagtttttctcttccctcttgaAACTTGGTTAGGTGGGAAAAACAGGGAAGATGATTGGTAGAGAGGAGTAGATAACAGAAGTAGAAAggcaggatttttttccttcctcttttgtgGCCAGCCTTTTAACAGCAGAGTATGATCTACATCAGAATGGAAAGAAACCTTTAGTAGCATCGAAAAGGGAAAAGGACTTCTTATAGTCTTAATGAAGCACTCATTGTCAGGAGTATATGTGTGAGTGGGTGATAAATATTCTCTGTGCTAGAAGCTAGTCACATGTGAAGAATGGACATAAGTTGATTGCCAGTGTTGAGTTGGGTGGGTCATTAGTGTGACCCAATATGGGATTTTTGAGTTTTTCAACtctaccttttgttttgtttccaaataacACTGTCCTGGTGGGGTAATCTAGAAGGACTCTGGTTCCCTGCTTCCAAGCAGGAAAGCCTGTTCCTAATCCATATTGTCAAGACTGCATTTAAAGGATATATTAGGAACCTCCAATCtagaaaaatgtattcaaaacgAGAATTGCTTCTGCCTGACCTAGGCTACCTTCTGTAGATGAGAAATCTGCTCTAGGAATCCTCAGGGTACATATAGGCCTCTGAGATAAGAGCTATGAGAAAGTACCTATTCAAGGTTTGGGTAagttcttttgttctgtttgtcaTTGGAAGCTGAAGTGGCCATGTTGATCCTCTCTTAGGCTCTTCCCCAAAGCCAAATACTCCTCTTTACAGACTTGAGGTTTCATGGACATCCTCATCACCCTTAGGTGATTGCATATTCAGAACATCGTTACCGCATCTTTGGGGAAACCATCGATATTGCTGTGGGTAATTGTCTGGATCGTTTTGCTCGAGTGCTAAAGGTAAGCCACTGGGGCTGGAGAAAACATGAGATATGGATTAATTAGAAATGGAGGGAGAAGGTCATAAATTAGTTTCTTATGCCTCCTGGATATCTGGCTCtatcctctttttccttctgctagATTTCCAATGACCCAAGTCCGGGCTACAACATCGAACAGATGGCAAAGCGGTAAGGGGACATGAGGTGGGAGGAGGCTGCCTGGCGGGGCTTCGGTGATTTCCCTGTATGTACATTAAGAAGGCTTTGGAGGGGCTTTGGAGGGTAAGCAGCCAACTAACTACAGGTTGAGGACATCGTATACTCCCTCCCACACAGAGGCAAGAAACTAGTTGAGCTGCCGTATACTGTAAAGGGGATGGACGTCTCATTCTCGGGGATCCTGTCTTTCATTGAGGTGAGTGTGGGACAGGTGAGGAGAGATAACTTTCATGCTTTTATATGAGGCATATCTGTTTTGCTCACCATTGTATTTCCTGCCTATAGCATAGTTCTGGGCCATATTAGATGCTGAATaaattcatttagcaaatatgtattaagcatcttctgtgtgccaggcactcttctaggcaATAGCAACACAGGATGGAACAAAATCAAAGTCCCTGCCTACTTGGAGCTTACATtgtaatgggggaggggggcaacaAGATGAAGAAGCAAAGAAGGGGCAGATAATAAAAAGAGCCAGATGATGATAAGCCTTATGGAGAAAAGTTAAGCAGAGTAAGGGGTCGGGGGGGAGGTTGGGGGTGTCAGGGCAGGCATTTGTAATTATTGAATCCTGAATCAGTGTTGCCTGTTCTGTAGCTTAATGCCAGTGAAAGGCAAAAGCATGCTGTAGATACGCTGGCGAGATGAGTTGTCGTGAAACATGATGATCCTCCAAGTGCACTAATTTTTGCTCTCCTGTCATCCCCAAACCACAATtcattgttttgtgtattttttttaatgataggaTGTAGCCCAACGGATGCTGGCTACAGGCGAGTGTACTCCTGAGGATTTATGCTTCTCTCTGCAGGTAATGGGATAAAAAGCTGGGACTGAACGTTGGGACCGGAAGACCTTTTATATAGTACAGCAGAACTAAGCTGGGATCCCCTCTGGTGTTGACACCTTATTTGTCCCCCACAGGAAACCGTGTTTGCAATGCTGGTAGAGATCACAGAGCGAGCCATGGCACATTGTGGCTCCCAGGAGGCCCTCATCGTGGGAGGTGTGGGGTGTATGTATCAGTCAACTGTGCCCCTCTTTGCTGTTCTTGGGCATTTGCATCTTCCTCCCGATAGTCTTAATCCCTAAGAGTTTGGGGAAATTGCTAGTTTCCACTTCCCAATGCCTGCCCCCTAAACCCCTACTTCATTTTTGTAAGTAAATACACATGAGGTGTACAGCTGGACCATGCAGAAATGGCTGAAACTAAGCCAGCCCTACCCCCTGCCCCTTCATAGGTAATTTGAGGCTACAGGAAATGATGGAGACAATGTGCCAGGAACGTGGAGCCCGGCTTTTTGCCACAGATGAGAGGTAAaggccctttctctttcttgatttctttttttctttaattactgtGATTTTTCACCTTTAGATTCCAAATTTCatatctcttttccttcccagattCTGCATTGACAATGGAGCCATGATAGCCCAGGCTGGTTGGGAGATGTTTCGGGCCGGGCATAGGACCCCCCTCCGTGATTCTGGAATCACACAGAGGTGTGTACCTCTTGGAGGGTAGATAGGATTATATGGGAAGTAGGCAAAAATCAGCAGGGAAGAGGGTCCAGGATCGTGAAGGCAGGGAAGAATGGAAGATTCTAAGGGATAGCTATCCAtcaattttttcctgttttttcacAGGTATCGGACAGATGAAGTAGAAGTGACCTGGAGGGACTAACAACTTTTACATGATCAGAGTAGATAGTGCCCTAAGTAGAGCCTACAGGAACTTGGACCTTAATCTCTGTCTGATCTGGGCACCCTGGTGAGGCTGTGGACTCCTGTCTCCCATAATTTGAACCTCAAGTTGATTCAGCAATAAAATATTGTTGGTTTTGTATGTTGGTAATTGGCTTGTGTTAATCAGGAACAATACAGAGTTGGCACTGGATAAATTCTTGTTGATGGGGTGAAAGGATAAGGAGGCAGGGGTCAGAGCAGTGCCTTGGCTGACTGCAAGGCTGCTGCTGTGGAGCTGAGATTGAGGGGATATCTCAGCTCATCTTCTGACATCTCCTTAATAACAGCATTGTCGTAACTAATACTATTTcagtgtcaggctctatgctgagtgctTTGTGTTTGTCACCCCATTTAAATTCTTTGGAGTAGGTACTCAGGACTTGTCTCAGAATAGCCTGGGGCCAGGTCTAATTTTGTACGAATTTGTAACTCGAGCAAAGCTGTCCCTCCTCCTTGCACTTACTCCCACATGCTCCTACATATACTTCCCCTGGTGGATTTGAAGGGTTGCCCCAGATCCACCTCCCTCCCTACCACAGCCCTCTGGAACTAACATCCTGCCCTTTATCTTGTTTGTCCAGCACCACGAGGAGACCCAAACCAGCAAGTCTCCTCTCAGCTTTGCACTCTAATAACTGTTACTCTCCGCCCCTTATTTGTTCCTCCTGAAATTCTTTTGTGCTCTCTGGAACTAAACTGATTAGTAGTAAAATTACCTACATCCTCATCCTGTTTTCTGAGTGTTCTCTTTACGTTCCTGTTCAGGACCCTGGTTTCCCCCTGAGAACTCTGCTTCTCCTACTGTGTCTAATGATGGTATTTTCTCACCCACATCCATTGGCCCTTGAGAGGGTGGTGTGGGTGACCTCTTTTCTCCTCATACTATGTTTGATCTATTCCCTCTCATCCCTAACACATCTGAGCTTTGAAACACATGTCATCCGTTAACTATACCGTGCCGCAACCACTCCTGTCAAATCCTGATGATTTTAGTACCCGTGTAGGTGATCCTTCTAATGCTCTGGCCTCAGCCCTGTGCTCCTCCCGTGATCGTGTCCTCCACCCCCACTTCAGCCACTCATTCCCTTGGTCCTAGTGGAGGCCTACAGCTCCTCCATATTTCATTCTGAGACATCCCTCCTATTTTTGTAGCTCATTCCCTTTAGTGCACTGAATCCAACAATTCATCTCTTACATCAGGCCCTACAATCTGTTGCTCTTCCTTTCCACTGACCTCATCCCCTACAAGTCTTCATTTCCCTCCAGCTAAACTCCAGTCATGAGCACTTCACTGCAAACACCTCGCCTCCCTCACCTCTCTGGCTTTCATCAGCCTCACCTCTTCACCTACTTGATTCCTAGACCCATGCAGCTAAACGGGCCAGCAAAAAAACAGCCAGGTTGACCTGTCTTACTTTAAATTCAACCCTGACACTCAAGCGGGTCCTTTATGTTCCCTAGTCCTTTCGCTTGCCTTGTTTCTGGTAACTGTTTTATTATGCCTGCTGACACCTCAAATCTCCCATATCTTCCCCCCCATTCTCACTCTACGTTGGCTGCTATGTTagtgagaaaatagaagcaatcagaaaatgtacgggtgcctgggtagctcagtcggttgagcatccgactttgactcaggtcatgatctcacggtttgtgagttcaagcccatgtcaggctctgtctgtgctgacagctcagagcctggaatctgctttggattctgtctctgtctctctctgcgccttccctgctcgtgctgtcttgctctctctctcaaaaataaataaacattaaaaaaattagaaaaaaaaagcaattagaaaatgTTCACAAGCTCCCACCACTACATCTAATCACCTTCCAGTATTTACACGCATGTACTCCGCTTTCCCTCCTGCTAGTATATACCAGTATACTATTAATAACTCTTACTGTATACTCAGCTGGGATTGAATTTGCTCCCCAGAggtttggttgtcacaactggaacGCAGGACTACTGGGTAGAAACCAGAGATGCTGCAAAATATCCTGCAGTGCACAGAACAGCTCCCCACACAAAGAATTATCTAGGCTTGaaaccaaggttgagaaactgcTATGAACAAACTATCCATGCTCCTATCTAACTACTTAATGGTAGATTCCATCCTCTAACCTTTCAGGACATCTCTCAGCAGTTccctctcctttttatttatttatttaaatttttttaatatttgtttatttttgagagagagacagaaggtgagtaaggaggggcagagagagagggagacacagaatccaaagcaggctccaggctctgaactgtcagcacagagccctatgtggggctcaaacccaccgactatgagatcatgaccagagccacagttggaggcctaactgactgagccacccagtcgcctctCTCATTTTTTTAGCGTCAACATTTGCCTTTCTTTCCTAGATCTTCCTCTCAGCACACAAATATGCtgtcattttcctcatcttaCAAATACATGAACGCCTCTTGACCCCATTTCACCTTTCAGTTGCTTCCCGTTTTTCTGTTCCGTTTTATAGCAAAACATCTTAAAAGAGTTGTTTCTACTCCCTCACAATCAATTCCTTGTTAAGTTCGCTCCACCAAGACTGTTCTTATCAAGGTCACCAATGACTTCACATATCTGATGGCGTATTCACCTTCATCCCGCATAGCAACATTCGACACTCCCTCTTTGAAAGCCCTTTTTTACTTGGCTTTAGGACATGTTCTCTGGTTTGCCTTCTAGTTTACTGACTgccctttgtttcctttgctggtttCTCCTCATTTCTACAACCTAGTAACTCTAGAATCCAGTCCTTGGACCgcttctgtatttatttacacacacacacacttacagtGAGCTCATCCAGTCTTACACATTAAAACCATGTCAGTGTGGATGACTCCCAATTTTTAGCTCCAAACTGGAAGTCTGTTCTGAATATCTAGCTGCCAATCGGCATTTCAACTTGGATACCTAATAGatatctcaaatttaacataCAAAACGCTGGACTTTTTTGCTCCCCTTTAACTGCTGCTGTCTTCCCTATTTCAGTGAATGACAACCCCGTCCTAATAATTGTCCATGTCAAAGCACCCTGATGTTACCTGACACCTCTTTTCCATCTCCGGTTCATCAAATCACATAGACTTTAACTTCAGAATGTATCCAGAATCCTGTTTCTTCTTACTTCCACTGCTTCCACCCTAGAGCAAGCCAGAattctctatctctatctccaaGACTTCTGCAGTAGCTGATGTATCTGCTTCCACAACTGCCCACTTACAGTCCATTTTTAACACAGCAGCCAGACTGAATAGTGTTAACATAGAAGCCAAGTTATGTGActcttctgctcaaaaccctctaTGTCTTCCTATATTGGAGTAAAAACTAGAGTCCTTTAAAGGCAAGTGAGACCCTCCAGgatctgccctcctctccccacttacTGCTTTGACCTCATTTCCTGCTACTCACCTTATTCACCCTGCTCCAGCAACATtggcctttttgtttttccttcaacaCTGAAGGTGTACCAGTCCCTCAAGGTCTTCATACTTGTTGCTTTCTCTGCCTAGAAAGTTCTTCCCTCAGCTATAGCTTGCTCCATCAGTCCCATAATCTTACGTCTTTGgtcaacttttcttcttttagtgaGGTTTTTCTGACAACCCTACTTAAAATTGCACCCCTCCAGCACTTTCTATCCCCCTTCTCTGTTATTTATCTTTATAGTACTTaaccaccttctttttttttttttttttatttctttattttaatttcaggaatagaatttagtgattcatcacttacatataacacccagtgcttatcccaagtctcctccttaatgccccttgcccttTAGCCCATCTGCCCACTCAAAACCccaccagcagccctcagtttgttatatgtatttaagagtctgttagggtttttctccctccttgttttatttttgcttcccttccctatgttcatctgttttgtatcttaaattccatatttgagtgaaatcatctcgtatttgactttctctgacttgtttcctTTAATGTACTACACTCTAGTTCtgtccacgttgttgcaaatggcaagatttcattctttttgattgccaagtaatattccattccatatatATTATCCGAgtaatatcttctttatccattcatctattgatggacatttgggctctttccatacttaggctattgttgatagtgctgctataaacattggggtgcatgtgcccctttgaatcagcactcctgtatcctttggataaatacctagtagtacaattgctgggtcatagggtagttgtatttttaattttttgagggacctccatactgttttccagagtggctccaccagtttgcattcccaccagcagtgcaaaagggtttctctttctccacatccttgccaacatccttgttgcctgagttaattttacccattctaacaggtgtgaagtggtatctcattgtggttttgatttgtatttcccgaatgaggagtgatgttgagcattttttcatgtgtctgttagccatctggatgtctttggatgtgtctattcatgtcttttgcccatttctttactggattatttcttttttgggtgttgagtttgataagttctttatagatagaTATAACATAGATACATCtatattatattacaaatatcttctcccatgctgttggttgccttttagttttactcattgtttccttcactgtgcagaagctttttattttgatgatgtcccaatagttcacttttgcttttgttttccttatgtcaagtaaaaaattgctgcacccaagatcaaagaggttgttgcctgttttctcctccaggattatGATGTCTTACATCctgtattacatttaggtctttcatccattttgagtttatttttgtgtatggtttaagagaGTGGTTCAAGTTCATTCttcatgtctctgtccagttttcccaacaccatttgctgaagagactgtcttttttccattggatattctttcctgctttgtcaaagattagttggccatacgtttgtgggtccatttctgggttctcttttctgttccattgatctatgtgtctgttcttgtgctagtaccatactgtcttgatgatgacaactttataatacagctttaagtctggaattgtgatgcctccagctttggttttctttttcaggattgctttggctattcggggtcttttctggtttcacaaattttaggattgtttgttctagctctgtgaaaaatgctggtgttgttttgataggaattgtattgaatatgtagattgctttgggtggtatcggcattttaacaatagttgTTCCTCTAATCCATGAGGATGgaatgtttatttccatttttttagtgtgtcttcttcaatttctttcataaactttcaatagttttcagtgtatagacttCTCACCTTTCtggtttggtttattcctaggtattttatggttttcaatgAAATTGTAAacgggatcgattccttgatttctcttcctgctgctttattattggta includes the following:
- the OSGEP gene encoding tRNA N6-adenosine threonylcarbamoyltransferase, translated to MPAQSPWQLGGQVLEGALMGRCDDGGGAAVGAPSAGVLWRLLVHAGTRPLGSTMPAVLGFEGSANKIGVGVVRDGAVLANPRRTYVTPPGTGFLPGDTARHHRAVILDLLQEALTEAGLTSQDIDCIAYTKGPGMGAPLVSVAVVARTVAQLWNKPLLGVNHCIGHIEMGRLITGATSPTVLYVSGGNTQVIAYSEHRYRIFGETIDIAVGNCLDRFARVLKISNDPSPGYNIEQMAKRGKKLVELPYTVKGMDVSFSGILSFIEDVAQRMLATGECTPEDLCFSLQETVFAMLVEITERAMAHCGSQEALIVGGVGCNLRLQEMMETMCQERGARLFATDERFCIDNGAMIAQAGWEMFRAGHRTPLRDSGITQRYRTDEVEVTWRD